One genomic segment of Bradyrhizobium prioriisuperbiae includes these proteins:
- a CDS encoding SIMPL domain-containing protein, with protein sequence MMRKTSLALICAAALAGTSFAGSMAHAQTMPPAITVAGEATISVAPDRAEIDGGVTTEAKTAREAAEANNKAMSAVLAALKASGIAEKDIQTSRLSLQPQQSAPRSNPNGPVQITGYRASNRVTLTLRDVTKVATAIDTLVSAGANEISGISFSVSQASKLLDEARSHAIADAQRKAEIYAKAANVNLGAPISISEEGSPGPVPMYARKMSASADSTPIAPGAETLRIAVSVSYAIKQQ encoded by the coding sequence ATGATGCGCAAGACCTCTCTCGCTCTGATCTGTGCTGCGGCCCTAGCCGGCACCTCCTTTGCCGGATCGATGGCCCATGCGCAGACCATGCCGCCGGCGATCACGGTGGCTGGTGAAGCCACCATCTCGGTGGCTCCGGACCGGGCGGAGATCGATGGCGGCGTCACCACCGAGGCGAAGACCGCGCGCGAAGCGGCCGAGGCCAACAACAAGGCGATGAGCGCCGTGCTGGCGGCCCTGAAAGCCTCGGGCATTGCCGAGAAGGACATCCAGACCTCGCGGCTGTCGCTGCAGCCGCAGCAGAGCGCGCCGCGCAGCAATCCCAACGGACCGGTGCAGATCACCGGCTATCGCGCCAGCAACCGCGTGACGCTAACGCTGCGCGACGTCACCAAGGTTGCGACCGCCATCGACACCCTGGTCAGCGCCGGCGCCAACGAGATCAGCGGCATCAGCTTCTCGGTGTCGCAGGCCTCGAAACTGCTGGACGAGGCGCGCAGCCACGCCATCGCCGACGCCCAGCGCAAGGCGGAGATCTACGCCAAGGCCGCCAATGTCAACCTCGGCGCGCCGATCAGCATTTCCGAAGAGGGATCGCCGGGCCCGGTGCCGATGTATGCGCGCAAGATGTCGGCCAGCGCCGACTCGACTCCGATCGCACCGGGCGCAGAGACGCTGCGGATCGCGGTGAGTGTGTCCTACGCCATCAAGCAGCAGTAA
- a CDS encoding GyrI-like domain-containing protein, whose translation MSRVRLFCHAITLLIPAAAISLTLTTGWAQSPTAATPATPPAATTPPATPATPATPTPASPPAAQAPATPPATAQTPATPPPADQKAQVVDPFGEEQTLAPKTVLALKGTANWDSAFDTLTDSLKTLTTFLDKQGVKAAGSSMIVYTSTDDAGFTFLAEIPVEQEPKNLAKDMSVSKSPEGKVLKFVHRGSYDNMDNTYEAITNHLDDKKLEAKDTFIEEYVTDPLKTAEDKLVINVFVPLK comes from the coding sequence ATGAGCCGCGTCCGCCTTTTTTGTCATGCGATCACCCTGTTGATCCCGGCCGCCGCCATATCCCTGACCCTGACTACGGGCTGGGCTCAGTCTCCTACGGCCGCCACCCCCGCGACACCGCCGGCGGCCACCACACCCCCGGCAACCCCAGCCACACCGGCGACACCAACTCCGGCTTCACCACCCGCCGCCCAGGCCCCCGCGACCCCGCCCGCCACGGCACAGACCCCGGCCACGCCGCCCCCCGCCGATCAGAAGGCCCAGGTCGTCGACCCGTTCGGCGAGGAACAGACCCTGGCGCCGAAAACCGTGCTGGCGCTCAAGGGCACCGCAAACTGGGATTCCGCCTTCGACACCCTGACCGACTCGCTGAAGACCCTCACCACGTTCCTGGACAAGCAGGGCGTCAAGGCGGCCGGCTCCTCGATGATCGTCTACACCTCGACCGACGACGCTGGCTTCACGTTCCTGGCGGAAATTCCGGTCGAGCAGGAGCCGAAGAACCTGGCGAAGGACATGTCGGTCAGCAAATCGCCGGAGGGCAAGGTGCTGAAGTTCGTGCACCGCGGCTCCTACGACAACATGGACAATACCTACGAGGCCATCACCAACCATCTTGATGACAAAAAGCTGGAGGCAAAAGACACCTTCATCGAGGAGTATGTCACCGATCCGCTGAAGACCGCGGAAGACAAGCTCGTCATCAATGTGTTCGTGCCTCTGAAGTGA
- the dapF gene encoding diaminopimelate epimerase — protein MSALANHSFVKMNGIGNEIVVLDLRDSAGSVSADEARAIAAPAGVPYDQLMVLMKPQLAGTEAFIRIYNNDGSEAAACGNGMRCVARRTFEATGKTALTFQTKAGLLNCWQGPEADTYTVDMGPPRLGWKDIPLAEEFRDTRAIELQIGPIDAPVLHTPSVVSMGNPHAVFWVDDVNAHDLGRFGPLLENHPIFPERANITLAHIVDREHIVIRTWERGAGLTRACGSAACATAVAAARLRRANRKVRITLPGGDLVIEWRESDDHVLMTGAADFEFEGKFDPALFTRA, from the coding sequence ATGAGCGCGCTCGCCAACCATAGCTTCGTCAAGATGAACGGCATCGGCAACGAGATTGTCGTGCTGGATCTGCGCGACTCTGCCGGTTCGGTCAGTGCCGACGAAGCCCGGGCGATCGCAGCCCCAGCCGGGGTTCCGTACGATCAGCTGATGGTGCTGATGAAGCCGCAGCTGGCTGGCACCGAGGCCTTCATCCGGATCTATAACAATGATGGTTCGGAGGCGGCGGCTTGCGGCAACGGCATGCGCTGCGTGGCGCGCCGGACCTTCGAGGCCACCGGCAAGACCGCGCTGACGTTCCAGACCAAGGCCGGCCTGCTGAACTGCTGGCAGGGGCCTGAGGCGGACACCTACACCGTCGACATGGGCCCGCCGCGGCTGGGATGGAAGGATATCCCGCTGGCCGAAGAGTTTCGCGACACCCGCGCCATCGAGCTGCAGATCGGCCCGATCGATGCGCCGGTGCTGCACACGCCGTCCGTGGTCAGCATGGGCAATCCGCATGCGGTGTTCTGGGTCGATGACGTCAACGCCCACGATCTCGGCCGTTTCGGTCCGCTGCTGGAAAACCACCCGATCTTCCCCGAACGCGCCAATATCACGCTGGCCCATATCGTCGACCGCGAGCACATCGTGATCCGTACCTGGGAGCGCGGCGCGGGACTGACCAGGGCCTGTGGCTCGGCCGCATGCGCCACCGCGGTGGCCGCCGCACGGCTGCGGCGCGCCAACCGCAAGGTCAGGATTACGCTGCCTGGCGGCGATCTCGTGATCGAATGGCGCGAGAGCGACGACCATGTGCTGATGACCGGCGCCGCAGACTTCGAGTTCGAAGGCAAGTTCGATCCGGCGCTGTTTACACGAGCATGA
- the mtaB gene encoding tRNA (N(6)-L-threonylcarbamoyladenosine(37)-C(2))-methylthiotransferase MtaB, producing MSVDVVTFGCRLNAFESEVIRREAEGAGLADTVVVNTCAVTNEAVAQARQSIRKLRRERPEARIVVTGCAAQTQGPMFAAMDEVDRVLGNDDKMQSAAWRATRAAFDAAPAFGIDSTQKIAVSDIMAVTEMAPHLVEGFGAGQPRAFVQVQNGCDHRCTFCIIPYGRGNSRSVPMGVVVDQVRALVEAGHAEIVLTGVDLTSYGADLPGAPKLGMLTRQILRHVPELQRLRISSIDSIEADRDLLEVIADDVRLMPHLHLSLQAGDDMILKRMKRRHSRDDAIAFCAQVRRLRPDMVFGADIIAGFPTETEDMFARSLDLVEVCDLTFLHVFPYSPRPGTPAARMPQVKGDIIRDRARRLRASGERALQRRLAADVGQTRAVLIESASQGRTEHFLPVAIAGEMPGAVRALTVTGHDNSRLRVA from the coding sequence ATGAGCGTCGACGTCGTCACCTTCGGCTGCCGCCTCAACGCGTTCGAGTCCGAAGTGATTCGCCGCGAGGCAGAGGGTGCGGGCCTGGCCGACACCGTCGTGGTCAATACCTGCGCGGTGACCAACGAGGCCGTGGCACAGGCCCGGCAAAGCATTCGCAAGTTGCGGCGTGAGCGCCCCGAGGCCCGCATCGTGGTCACGGGCTGTGCCGCGCAGACGCAGGGGCCGATGTTTGCCGCGATGGACGAAGTCGATCGCGTGCTCGGCAATGACGACAAGATGCAGAGTGCCGCCTGGCGTGCCACCCGTGCCGCGTTCGATGCGGCGCCGGCGTTTGGCATCGACAGCACGCAGAAAATTGCCGTGTCGGACATCATGGCCGTCACCGAGATGGCGCCGCATCTGGTTGAGGGTTTTGGTGCCGGACAGCCGCGGGCGTTCGTCCAGGTGCAGAACGGCTGCGATCATCGCTGCACCTTCTGCATCATCCCTTATGGCCGGGGCAATTCGCGCTCAGTGCCGATGGGCGTCGTGGTCGATCAGGTGCGCGCGCTGGTGGAGGCCGGCCACGCCGAGATCGTGCTCACCGGTGTCGATCTCACCAGTTATGGCGCGGACCTGCCCGGTGCGCCCAAGCTCGGCATGCTGACGCGGCAGATTTTGCGGCACGTGCCGGAATTGCAGCGGTTGCGCATCTCCTCGATCGATTCGATCGAGGCGGATCGCGACCTGCTCGAGGTCATCGCCGATGATGTCAGGCTGATGCCGCATCTGCATCTGTCGCTGCAGGCTGGCGACGACATGATCCTGAAGCGGATGAAGCGGCGGCATTCGCGGGACGATGCGATTGCATTCTGCGCCCAGGTGCGCCGGCTGCGACCCGACATGGTGTTCGGCGCCGACATCATTGCCGGCTTCCCGACCGAGACCGAGGACATGTTTGCGCGCTCACTCGATCTGGTCGAAGTCTGCGATCTCACCTTCCTGCATGTGTTTCCGTATTCCCCGCGGCCCGGCACGCCGGCGGCGCGCATGCCGCAGGTCAAGGGCGATATCATCCGCGACCGCGCGCGGCGGCTGCGCGCCAGCGGCGAACGTGCTTTGCAGCGGCGGCTGGCCGCCGATGTCGGCCAGACCCGCGCCGTGCTGATCGAAAGCGCAAGCCAGGGCCGCACCGAACATTTCCTACCCGTTGCGATCGCCGGCGAGATGCCCGGCGCGGTTCGTGCGCTGACCGTGACCGGCCATGACAACAGCCGGCTGCGCGTCGCCTGA
- a CDS encoding 2'-5' RNA ligase family protein encodes MVDLGYPPHVTLAVYDTLDRDAALIALDCVFAGRPALDFALTLLETFGAESGVLYAALAVSDELQQLQSEVVTAITGDCRLHYQSQHWTPHCTMATGLSAAKLDATQRLLQQYWQSRPGVFQAAELIEFVPVTSIRRWDLAPR; translated from the coding sequence ATGGTCGACCTCGGCTATCCGCCGCATGTCACGCTGGCGGTGTACGACACGCTTGACCGGGACGCCGCGCTGATTGCTCTGGATTGTGTGTTTGCGGGCCGTCCGGCTCTCGATTTCGCGCTGACGCTGCTTGAGACGTTCGGCGCCGAAAGCGGTGTGCTTTATGCCGCGCTCGCGGTTTCGGATGAATTACAGCAGCTCCAGAGCGAGGTTGTCACGGCGATTACCGGTGACTGCCGGTTGCATTACCAATCGCAACACTGGACGCCACATTGCACCATGGCAACGGGACTGTCCGCGGCCAAACTCGATGCGACCCAGCGGTTGCTGCAGCAATATTGGCAATCGAGGCCAGGCGTCTTTCAGGCGGCCGAGCTGATCGAATTTGTTCCGGTTACATCGATCAGGCGCTGG